One Lacipirellulaceae bacterium DNA window includes the following coding sequences:
- a CDS encoding terpene cyclase/mutase family protein has product MLCISQPRRLVFGAIVLALLSQFAFAQEATLSTPDADVLTESEWSEVDESVNRALKWLASERNDDGSFPTRVQGQPAVTSLCVMAFLSSGHSLNDGEYSSELSEAVNFTLDCQQANGLISLPKTQPRTVRHNGSHTAYYNHGISGLMLGEAYGSTSGRQSERIRNAIPQAIQLLQKTQRDKRRKEDHGGWQYYTNHLDVDSDVSSTTWQLMFLRSAKNAGFEMPDDLVLEATNYIERCYDKRQRVFTYGTFGRERYVTVGSVGGGIISLAMSGKHESPMALASGKWLMNRRFENYNAFISPGGFYHYGVYYSSHASYQLGGEYWQNIYPRIVRVLLTNQSADGSWPPETGLASGYGSCYSTALSVLALTPPYQLLPIYQR; this is encoded by the coding sequence GTGCTTTGTATTTCTCAACCGCGCCGGCTCGTGTTCGGTGCGATTGTCCTCGCACTCCTGTCTCAGTTCGCCTTTGCTCAGGAAGCAACCTTGAGCACTCCCGACGCAGATGTCTTAACCGAATCGGAATGGAGCGAGGTCGACGAGTCCGTCAACCGTGCGCTGAAGTGGTTAGCGTCTGAACGAAACGACGACGGTTCCTTTCCAACGCGAGTACAAGGCCAGCCCGCAGTGACAAGCTTGTGTGTGATGGCCTTTCTCTCCTCGGGTCATTCACTGAACGATGGAGAGTACTCCAGTGAACTTTCTGAGGCCGTCAACTTCACTCTGGATTGCCAGCAGGCGAACGGGTTGATCTCTCTCCCGAAGACCCAACCAAGAACCGTTCGTCATAACGGTTCGCATACCGCCTACTACAATCACGGCATCTCGGGATTGATGCTTGGTGAGGCTTACGGCAGCACGTCCGGTAGGCAATCGGAGAGAATTCGCAACGCGATCCCTCAAGCGATCCAGCTCCTCCAGAAAACACAGCGTGACAAACGTCGCAAAGAAGATCACGGCGGCTGGCAATACTATACGAATCATTTGGATGTCGACTCGGACGTCTCGTCGACGACGTGGCAGCTCATGTTTTTGAGATCGGCAAAGAATGCAGGGTTCGAAATGCCAGACGATCTGGTTCTCGAAGCAACAAACTACATTGAGCGCTGTTACGACAAACGACAACGCGTGTTTACGTATGGGACCTTCGGTCGAGAACGCTACGTGACCGTTGGATCCGTGGGGGGCGGAATTATCTCACTTGCCATGAGTGGCAAGCACGAGTCGCCGATGGCTCTCGCTTCGGGGAAGTGGCTGATGAATCGGCGATTCGAAAATTATAACGCCTTCATCAGCCCAGGCGGTTTCTACCACTACGGAGTGTACTACAGCAGCCATGCAAGTTATCAGCTCGGCGGAGAGTATTGGCAGAATATCTATCCGCGAATCGTCCGTGTGCTACTCACCAACCAAAGTGCTGACGGATCGTGGCCTCCGGAAACCGGGCTCGCCTCTGGTTATGGCAGTTGCTACTCGACGGCTCTTTCGGTCTTGGCTCTGACTCCACCCTACCAATTACTGCCCATCTATCAGCGATAG
- a CDS encoding DnaA/Hda family protein: MESKIRQALHDRLGADRYQLWIGQHVAFSLREDCLQVVCPSQAELDWLRRKLGKEVKSVSSAVLGQEFTVDYQVDEASEVATTQPLLPGLSSESSESKASASEAATAPVRRTTKGVRVRRDLENFVPGKSNKLALETIKAVIESPGRFSPLLIYGPLGTGKTHLLDAAAAGLRRNPARPQVLRLTCEEFTAEFMEALRTKTTTSFRQKFRGVDVLLVDDVHFLGTKRATIEEFLYTIDAINTRGGQVILTSKASPNELQSIDPGLSSRVAGGMSAPLAPPDYETRIGIVRVMAARTKTKLSEPVIEMIAKQVIGSARLLSGALNRLVVTSMAERRPITPINADMVLSEFCQQNTPQVNMIDVEKAVCEVFGTESKTLKSASKARHITDPRMLCLCLSRRFTRAGLSEISSYYNRRSHTAVLSAQKRLEKMIGDDAEVVVAEGACHVEEALRRVEAALRRA, from the coding sequence ATGGAGTCCAAAATCAGGCAGGCATTGCACGACCGACTGGGAGCAGACCGCTACCAGTTGTGGATCGGCCAGCATGTCGCCTTCTCCCTGCGAGAGGATTGCCTCCAGGTCGTTTGCCCTTCGCAAGCCGAGCTCGATTGGCTGCGTCGCAAACTTGGTAAGGAAGTGAAATCCGTAAGTTCCGCGGTGCTGGGGCAAGAATTCACCGTTGACTACCAAGTCGACGAGGCCTCCGAGGTAGCAACGACTCAGCCGTTGCTTCCTGGCTTGTCATCCGAGTCATCGGAGAGCAAAGCCTCTGCATCCGAGGCGGCGACCGCGCCTGTTCGTCGCACCACCAAAGGCGTACGCGTGCGTCGCGACCTGGAGAATTTTGTTCCTGGCAAGTCGAACAAGCTCGCTTTGGAAACGATCAAAGCGGTGATCGAATCGCCAGGGCGTTTCAGTCCGCTGTTGATTTACGGTCCTCTAGGAACGGGCAAGACCCATCTATTGGATGCTGCTGCTGCCGGACTGCGAAGGAATCCGGCGCGACCTCAGGTGCTGAGGCTCACTTGCGAAGAGTTCACCGCCGAGTTTATGGAAGCGCTTCGCACCAAGACGACCACTTCCTTCCGGCAGAAGTTTCGCGGTGTCGACGTCTTGTTGGTTGACGATGTTCATTTCCTGGGCACCAAGCGAGCGACGATCGAAGAGTTCCTCTACACGATCGACGCCATCAATACGCGTGGCGGCCAAGTCATTCTCACCAGCAAAGCATCGCCGAATGAGCTACAGTCGATCGACCCTGGGCTGTCGTCTCGTGTTGCTGGAGGCATGTCGGCACCGCTCGCTCCGCCGGACTACGAGACGCGTATCGGGATCGTCCGCGTGATGGCTGCGAGGACAAAGACCAAGCTTAGCGAGCCGGTCATTGAGATGATTGCCAAACAAGTGATCGGCAGTGCTCGGCTGCTATCCGGTGCTCTCAACCGTCTGGTCGTCACCAGTATGGCGGAACGCCGTCCGATCACGCCGATCAACGCTGACATGGTTCTCAGCGAGTTCTGCCAACAGAACACGCCGCAGGTCAACATGATTGACGTGGAGAAAGCGGTTTGCGAGGTGTTTGGAACCGAGTCGAAAACCCTAAAGTCCGCCAGCAAAGCGCGGCACATTACCGACCCACGAATGCTCTGCCTTTGCCTCAGTCGTCGCTTTACGCGAGCAGGGCTCTCTGAGATTAGCAGCTACTACAACCGTCGCAGTCACACGGCTGTCTTAAGTGCCCAGAAACGGCTCGAGAAAATGATCGGTGACGATGCCGAAGTTGTCGTTGCCGAGGGAGCTTGCCATGTGGAAGAAGCGCTACGAAGAGTCGAAGCAGCGCTGCGTCGGGCATAG
- a CDS encoding GNAT family N-acetyltransferase gives MANLHQPRPERCPPEQRRDALLTLNEGLPPSLQSVLVSALKQEQALGENAFRGLYYLDAKGSSPAAVWLQELPGRTGVLWPPSFAHPQAAELLDKAKEHARSEKLQLVQMLLAEGESVDESLLKEKDFERLATLEYLWLDPAAPAEREDKAADDALADVVFLPNADRYPERLEGILEKTYQDTQDCPALNGVRDLSEVIEGYKKQGMMMPEHWYLLSREGQDAGVLILASHGSGEEANWELVYMGIAPDYRGKGLSRLIVGHAIEEAAKAKVSRLVLAVDATNEPALNVYRSLGFQSWQRRHVYACLHGKS, from the coding sequence ATGGCAAATCTCCACCAGCCACGGCCTGAGCGTTGCCCGCCAGAACAACGTCGCGACGCTTTACTGACACTCAACGAAGGGCTCCCTCCTTCGCTGCAATCCGTGTTAGTTAGTGCATTGAAGCAAGAGCAAGCACTCGGTGAGAATGCGTTTCGTGGGCTCTATTACCTTGATGCAAAGGGCTCGTCTCCAGCAGCCGTTTGGTTGCAAGAGCTACCAGGGAGAACGGGAGTGCTCTGGCCGCCGAGTTTTGCTCACCCCCAAGCTGCTGAGCTTCTCGATAAGGCAAAGGAGCACGCCCGCAGCGAGAAACTGCAACTCGTGCAAATGCTGTTAGCAGAGGGGGAGAGCGTCGACGAGTCGCTGCTCAAAGAAAAAGATTTCGAGCGTCTCGCAACGCTCGAATACTTGTGGCTCGACCCCGCAGCTCCCGCTGAGCGGGAGGATAAAGCTGCAGACGATGCTCTCGCTGACGTAGTGTTTTTGCCCAACGCGGACAGATACCCAGAGCGGCTCGAGGGAATTCTTGAAAAGACTTATCAAGATACGCAAGACTGCCCTGCTCTCAATGGCGTCCGTGACTTAAGTGAGGTCATCGAAGGGTACAAGAAGCAAGGGATGATGATGCCCGAGCATTGGTATCTGCTGAGTCGCGAGGGCCAGGACGCAGGTGTGTTGATTTTGGCGAGTCACGGAAGCGGAGAAGAGGCGAATTGGGAGCTTGTCTATATGGGAATCGCCCCCGATTATCGCGGCAAAGGCCTCTCGCGTTTGATCGTGGGGCACGCGATCGAGGAAGCAGCTAAGGCTAAGGTCTCACGACTCGTGTTAGCAGTGGATGCAACCAATGAACCTGCCCTGAATGTTTATCGAAGTCTCGGATTTCAATCGTGGCAACGGCGTCATGTGTACGCGTGTTTACACGGAAAGTCGTAA
- a CDS encoding sugar phosphate isomerase/epimerase family protein — MKLAFSSNAYMNFSIEETIRRISAIGYRGIELLADVPHAWPAGLLPERKESIRRALDDAGLTISNINAFMMNAVADPRQPYWHPGWTDPDPHYRAIRREHTKRSLHLAAELGAPHITTEPGGELQPGQTRQQGYDLFYEELMPCLEVAEETEIGLLIEPEPDLLIERFDEYLEFVDRLDSPRVGLNFDIGHAFCVNEDPQDWVAKMADHTVHYHLEDIAETRVHAHLIPGRGAIDFAATLAEIQATDYEGWLTVELYPYVDSPDEAAAEAREFLQQELAKIGPAEVAGE; from the coding sequence ATGAAACTCGCCTTCAGTTCCAACGCTTACATGAACTTCTCGATTGAGGAGACGATCCGTCGTATCTCCGCGATCGGTTATCGCGGGATCGAGTTACTCGCCGATGTGCCGCATGCGTGGCCGGCAGGTTTGCTTCCAGAGCGTAAGGAATCGATTCGGCGCGCCCTGGACGACGCGGGCCTGACGATTTCCAACATTAACGCGTTCATGATGAACGCGGTAGCTGACCCGCGACAGCCCTATTGGCACCCAGGCTGGACCGACCCTGATCCCCATTATCGGGCGATTCGCCGCGAGCACACTAAGCGTTCCCTGCACCTCGCAGCAGAACTAGGTGCACCGCACATCACGACTGAGCCCGGTGGAGAGTTGCAACCAGGACAGACCCGCCAGCAGGGCTACGATCTGTTCTACGAGGAGTTAATGCCGTGCCTCGAAGTCGCTGAAGAAACCGAGATTGGCTTGCTGATTGAGCCGGAGCCTGATTTGTTGATCGAACGGTTCGATGAGTACTTGGAGTTTGTGGATCGACTTGATTCCCCACGTGTTGGACTCAACTTCGACATTGGTCATGCCTTTTGTGTGAATGAAGATCCGCAGGACTGGGTCGCCAAGATGGCGGACCACACCGTCCACTATCACCTGGAAGACATCGCCGAGACGCGGGTACATGCTCACTTGATTCCCGGGCGGGGTGCTATCGACTTCGCCGCGACCTTGGCTGAGATTCAAGCCACCGATTACGAGGGGTGGCTCACGGTAGAACTTTACCCGTACGTTGATTCGCCCGACGAAGCCGCTGCTGAAGCGCGCGAGTTCTTACAGCAGGAGCTTGCAAAAATCGGTCCGGCGGAAGTTGCAGGCGAATGA
- a CDS encoding UbiA family prenyltransferase, whose product MSRRDSSEAPDNQGLSKVAAWRQLLRLANVFTALSNVLAGALIAQETWQPTTPLALLLASSALLYCAGMVLNDVFDAELDAKERPERPIPSGRISREEAALVGWSLLATGVGAAAWASYLLASIAPIILGASLAVTIVMYDGGLKSMWAGPLAMGWCRTLNVLLGASLAGTAVDGPAWLYAGVVGLYTIGLTYLARDEATTSSAGGIRTAGLLLLAAFGLFFAFSFSVTLAVPDLVWFVAWGSAIELAGLAFFTAARQPSPKRVQLGVKRLILLFIVIDAVACLAVGGWKPAGLVLSLLVPTLQLSRKTAMT is encoded by the coding sequence ATGAGCAGGCGAGATTCCTCAGAAGCGCCCGACAATCAGGGGCTAAGCAAAGTGGCGGCTTGGCGACAGTTACTACGACTCGCCAATGTCTTTACCGCACTGTCCAACGTACTTGCGGGAGCCTTGATTGCTCAAGAAACCTGGCAACCGACCACTCCGCTCGCGTTGCTCTTGGCAAGTTCGGCATTGTTGTATTGTGCCGGGATGGTTCTCAACGACGTTTTCGACGCGGAACTCGACGCGAAAGAACGACCGGAACGCCCAATTCCTTCGGGGCGAATCAGCCGAGAAGAAGCCGCTTTGGTCGGTTGGTCATTACTCGCAACAGGTGTCGGCGCCGCAGCCTGGGCCAGTTATCTACTGGCCAGTATCGCGCCGATCATCCTCGGCGCGAGTCTTGCCGTGACGATCGTCATGTACGATGGCGGCCTGAAAAGTATGTGGGCAGGCCCCTTGGCAATGGGTTGGTGCCGTACGCTGAATGTCCTGTTGGGAGCGAGCCTCGCAGGAACTGCCGTCGACGGTCCGGCTTGGTTGTACGCGGGAGTCGTCGGGCTCTACACGATCGGGCTCACCTATCTAGCCAGGGATGAAGCAACGACGAGCAGCGCTGGTGGGATTCGCACCGCAGGCCTCTTGCTGCTGGCAGCCTTTGGTCTGTTCTTCGCGTTTTCTTTCTCTGTCACACTCGCTGTCCCAGACCTTGTCTGGTTCGTGGCTTGGGGATCGGCGATCGAACTTGCCGGATTAGCCTTCTTCACGGCTGCACGGCAGCCTTCTCCGAAAAGAGTGCAACTTGGTGTGAAAAGGCTTATCCTATTGTTCATCGTGATCGACGCAGTGGCGTGCCTCGCCGTGGGAGGGTGGAAACCGGCAGGGCTAGTGCTGAGCTTGCTCGTGCCAACGCTCCAGCTATCGAGAAAAACGGCTATGACCTAG
- a CDS encoding sugar phosphate isomerase/epimerase family protein translates to MRLGYNTNGLVHHSLPAAIELLASLGYESVAITLDHACLNPFSPDHERELEEAAALLKQHGLRSVIETGARYLLDPREKHQPTLVSPRSAGRPRRIEFLRHAIDTAAALGSDCVSLWSGVLPSEDSREIGMERLVKSLSAVLDYAERRDVILGFEPEPGMLIDTMDSFSELLEAMFLKKSDSDHLQLTLDLGHLHCLGEGPIEQVIKRWSERLVNIHIEDMRAGVHEHLMFGEGEIDFPPILSALQDVNYQGGLHVELSRHSHIGPGVAARSIKFLKSLAG, encoded by the coding sequence ATGCGACTTGGCTACAACACCAATGGACTTGTTCATCACAGCCTACCTGCTGCGATCGAATTGCTTGCTTCGTTAGGGTACGAGAGTGTCGCGATTACTCTGGATCATGCCTGCCTCAATCCTTTCTCGCCCGATCATGAACGCGAGCTTGAGGAAGCTGCCGCGCTGCTGAAGCAGCACGGCCTGAGGAGCGTGATTGAGACCGGGGCTCGGTATTTGTTGGACCCGCGTGAGAAACATCAACCGACTTTGGTTTCTCCCCGCTCAGCAGGACGACCGCGGCGGATTGAGTTTTTGCGTCACGCTATCGATACGGCTGCCGCTTTGGGAAGCGACTGCGTTTCGCTCTGGTCAGGCGTACTGCCTTCTGAGGATTCTCGCGAAATTGGGATGGAGCGGCTCGTCAAATCGCTGAGTGCTGTGCTGGACTACGCAGAACGACGCGACGTGATTCTAGGCTTCGAGCCCGAGCCGGGGATGCTAATCGACACGATGGATTCCTTTTCGGAGCTTCTTGAGGCGATGTTTCTCAAGAAAAGCGACTCCGACCACTTACAACTAACCCTCGATCTTGGTCATCTGCACTGCTTAGGCGAGGGGCCCATTGAACAAGTGATCAAACGGTGGAGTGAACGGCTGGTAAACATCCACATTGAAGATATGCGAGCCGGAGTGCATGAACACTTGATGTTTGGCGAAGGCGAGATCGACTTCCCTCCGATTCTTTCCGCTTTGCAGGATGTTAACTACCAGGGTGGCTTACATGTCGAACTAAGTCGCCACAGCCATATTGGGCCAGGAGTTGCTGCGCGTTCAATAAAGTTTTTGAAATCACTGGCAGGGTAA
- a CDS encoding alkaline phosphatase family protein: MSEYVVLLSVPGLRGKDLAHMPLLRNLVQEGDQAELVASFPAVTCPVQANMTTGAPPSEHGVVSNGFYWRDKQEVEMWTAGNECIERMQLWDILHENNQKLTSAVWFPLHSKYCGADYVCTPAPIHNPDGSESLWCYTKPESIYGELRDELGHFPLQHFWGPAANIKSSAWIVSSAITCAEQYRPNLFYIYLPHLDYAAQKHGPNSEEAIAALSELDQELGRLVDGFTSAYEDNQPLWLVASEYVITPVENVCYPNRALREAGLLRVRDSEQGGVIDYENSTAWALCDHQMSHIFLSDEADREKVAGLLRQLPGIADVFAPDERPEFDLSHPRSGNLIAVSHDDSWQAYYWWHDDAAAPKFARTVDIHRKPGYDPVEMFFDAENKCIPLDATLVKGSHGAPPRESWQRGVLLSSQKGVFVERPLGDIDVADIVLRQFGI, encoded by the coding sequence GTGTCAGAGTACGTCGTTCTGCTTTCAGTTCCAGGCTTGCGGGGGAAAGACCTCGCCCACATGCCGCTCCTCCGCAATCTTGTCCAAGAAGGTGATCAAGCAGAGCTCGTGGCCAGCTTCCCAGCAGTGACGTGCCCGGTTCAAGCGAACATGACAACCGGAGCGCCACCCTCAGAGCACGGCGTGGTCTCCAATGGTTTCTACTGGCGTGACAAGCAAGAAGTGGAAATGTGGACCGCCGGGAACGAGTGCATCGAGAGAATGCAACTTTGGGACATCCTCCACGAGAACAATCAGAAACTCACCTCCGCTGTTTGGTTCCCGCTGCATAGCAAGTACTGCGGAGCCGATTACGTCTGCACGCCCGCCCCAATTCACAATCCTGACGGGAGCGAGTCACTCTGGTGCTATACCAAACCCGAATCGATTTACGGAGAGCTCCGCGACGAACTTGGGCACTTCCCGTTACAGCACTTTTGGGGACCGGCCGCTAACATCAAGTCTTCCGCATGGATCGTTTCTTCAGCAATTACTTGCGCTGAGCAGTATCGCCCAAATCTCTTCTACATCTATTTACCGCACCTTGACTATGCCGCGCAAAAACATGGCCCCAACAGCGAGGAAGCGATCGCTGCCTTGAGTGAACTCGACCAAGAATTGGGGCGGCTCGTCGATGGCTTCACCTCAGCTTACGAAGACAACCAACCTTTATGGCTTGTCGCCAGCGAGTACGTGATTACTCCGGTTGAAAACGTTTGCTACCCCAACCGTGCTCTGCGTGAGGCGGGGCTGCTTCGGGTTCGAGATTCTGAACAGGGCGGGGTCATCGACTACGAAAACAGCACGGCTTGGGCACTATGCGATCATCAGATGTCGCACATTTTCCTGAGTGATGAGGCTGATCGCGAGAAAGTAGCTGGCCTGTTGCGACAACTGCCAGGGATCGCCGACGTCTTCGCGCCGGACGAACGACCTGAGTTTGACTTGAGTCACCCTCGAAGTGGCAACCTCATCGCCGTGAGTCACGACGACAGTTGGCAAGCCTACTACTGGTGGCACGATGATGCCGCTGCCCCCAAGTTTGCGCGAACTGTCGACATCCACCGAAAACCGGGTTACGACCCCGTGGAAATGTTTTTCGATGCGGAGAACAAGTGCATCCCGCTGGATGCGACTCTCGTAAAAGGCTCGCACGGGGCTCCCCCGCGTGAAAGTTGGCAACGTGGCGTTCTGCTTAGCAGTCAGAAAGGTGTCTTCGTCGAGCGACCCTTAGGGGACATCGACGTGGCCGACATCGTGCTGCGGCAGTTTGGAATCTAG
- a CDS encoding TatD family hydrolase, with protein sequence MYYFDPHIHMVSRTTDDYETLARMGCVALSEPAFWAGYDRGSVDGFRDYFEQLTSFERRRAAGFGIQHYTWLCINAKEAEDVALSREVIAMIPEFLDRPGVLGIGEIGLNKNTKNEATVFLEHLDLAMKTNEQILIHTPHLEDKHQGTRMILDMLTGDSRIDRSRVLVDHVEEHTIRPVLEAGFWAGMTLYPVSKCTPQRAADMVEMYGPDRVLVNSAGDWGPSKPTAVPDFIVEMRSRGHAESLIRKVVYDNPRAFFGQSRGFDYQPRD encoded by the coding sequence ATGTATTACTTCGATCCCCACATCCACATGGTCTCGCGCACGACCGACGACTACGAGACGCTCGCTCGGATGGGGTGTGTCGCCTTGAGCGAGCCTGCCTTCTGGGCCGGTTACGACCGGGGCAGCGTTGATGGCTTCCGCGACTACTTCGAACAACTGACGAGCTTCGAGCGTCGCCGTGCCGCCGGCTTCGGCATTCAGCACTACACTTGGCTTTGCATCAATGCGAAAGAAGCTGAGGATGTTGCTCTTTCGCGAGAAGTCATCGCCATGATCCCGGAGTTCCTCGACCGCCCCGGCGTGTTAGGGATTGGTGAGATTGGGCTGAACAAGAACACGAAGAATGAAGCGACCGTCTTTCTTGAGCATCTTGACCTTGCGATGAAGACCAATGAGCAGATCCTAATTCACACACCGCACTTAGAGGATAAGCATCAGGGGACGCGGATGATCCTGGACATGCTCACCGGGGACTCGCGAATAGACCGCAGTCGAGTGCTCGTGGATCACGTTGAGGAACATACGATCCGTCCCGTGCTGGAAGCTGGATTCTGGGCTGGCATGACACTGTACCCCGTGAGCAAATGCACGCCCCAACGAGCCGCAGACATGGTTGAAATGTATGGCCCTGACCGCGTACTGGTGAATTCCGCTGGGGATTGGGGCCCGTCAAAGCCAACGGCAGTGCCCGACTTTATCGTCGAAATGCGAAGCCGCGGACATGCGGAGTCGTTAATTCGCAAGGTAGTCTACGACAACCCGCGCGCGTTCTTTGGGCAGAGCCGGGGGTTTGATTACCAGCCCCGAGATTGA
- a CDS encoding HEAT repeat domain-containing protein codes for MSEALNLTIETLAKSRNQAATDALLAAFDSGDVDSFDAVIGGLAKRRSKAGHKALLEIWHTLSSKQQDAVEQGRGRMGGALRDALLGENQLFQNACSVAERYSEFDLIPTLITIGEHPTNPRAIESVKVASRLIAQLNNLLHSPPSETEHRDPEAVRRYVLESLERSLGRFRKHQRTAFVEAFVTLSGATSNTLHSILDDPRHGCFQTVVNTLSSSNSPGVIHLIFEFLKSDDAHVVVRNVVSKRSDMAFIVALASFASTTTNEQVLKNLHRVHNYEWLEPLDTLTQRFDQSQLLSVTKLASKTGLKEPVALAFIEAILATENLEAKVIACEMLAAFKSQTANQMVVQALDAEQPEVQAAAIGQLADRSIPDMLDKLMSLIEHPSEIVQKAARAALTEFSFESFLSRYDMLDESARRNTGGLVRRVDNEVLSKLREEMDGPSRKQRSRAIEMADSLGLTAQISDMLVERLDDEDHLIRAAAAEALQYCTGTDVRDALMTALKDRSTTVQAAARASLVYQGIPVAPSSGGAS; via the coding sequence GTGTCCGAAGCACTCAACCTGACTATCGAAACGCTCGCCAAGAGCCGCAACCAAGCGGCTACCGATGCGCTGCTGGCTGCGTTTGATAGCGGAGACGTCGACTCTTTCGATGCGGTCATTGGCGGACTAGCCAAGCGGCGCAGCAAGGCAGGACACAAGGCGCTGCTGGAAATCTGGCACACGCTTTCCAGCAAACAGCAAGACGCGGTTGAGCAAGGCCGTGGTCGCATGGGCGGGGCTTTGCGTGACGCTCTCTTGGGCGAAAATCAGCTATTCCAAAACGCCTGTTCTGTTGCTGAACGCTATAGTGAGTTCGATCTGATCCCCACACTCATTACCATCGGCGAGCATCCCACCAATCCCCGTGCGATTGAGTCCGTCAAAGTCGCGTCACGGCTGATCGCGCAGCTAAATAACTTGCTGCACAGCCCTCCTAGCGAAACCGAACATCGCGATCCTGAAGCAGTGCGGCGGTACGTGCTTGAGAGCTTAGAACGCAGCCTGGGCAGATTCCGAAAGCACCAGAGAACGGCTTTCGTTGAAGCTTTCGTGACACTTTCGGGGGCAACGAGTAACACCCTCCACTCGATTCTTGACGATCCACGACACGGTTGCTTTCAGACCGTCGTCAACACGCTTTCTAGCAGCAACAGCCCTGGGGTGATCCATCTGATCTTCGAATTCTTAAAGTCGGATGACGCCCACGTCGTTGTGAGGAACGTTGTCAGCAAGCGGTCGGACATGGCTTTCATTGTCGCGCTGGCCTCGTTTGCCTCGACAACGACTAACGAGCAAGTGCTAAAGAATCTGCACCGGGTGCACAACTACGAGTGGTTGGAACCACTAGATACTTTAACGCAGCGGTTCGATCAAAGTCAGCTCTTAAGCGTTACCAAGCTGGCAAGCAAGACGGGGCTCAAAGAGCCCGTTGCCCTTGCGTTCATCGAAGCTATCCTGGCGACTGAGAATTTGGAAGCGAAAGTGATCGCTTGCGAAATGTTGGCGGCTTTCAAGAGCCAAACAGCGAACCAGATGGTCGTTCAGGCGTTGGACGCTGAGCAACCTGAGGTACAGGCCGCAGCCATTGGGCAGTTGGCGGATCGCAGCATCCCCGACATGCTGGATAAACTGATGAGCCTAATCGAGCACCCGAGCGAAATCGTTCAAAAAGCGGCAAGAGCAGCGCTCACGGAATTCAGCTTCGAGAGCTTTCTTTCTCGCTACGATATGCTCGATGAATCGGCACGCCGCAATACAGGCGGGCTGGTGCGACGAGTGGACAACGAGGTGCTCTCCAAGCTTCGCGAAGAGATGGACGGCCCCTCGCGGAAGCAGCGTTCAAGAGCAATCGAAATGGCTGACAGTCTGGGACTGACCGCCCAGATCTCCGATATGCTCGTCGAACGTCTCGACGACGAGGACCATTTGATTCGTGCAGCGGCTGCGGAAGCTTTGCAGTACTGCACGGGTACCGACGTTCGTGACGCCCTGATGACAGCCCTCAAAGACCGCAGCACGACCGTGCAGGCGGCGGCACGGGCGAGCCTCGTCTATCAGGGCATTCCTGTCGCACCTAGCAGCGGAGGTGCTTCATGA